Proteins encoded together in one Kitasatospora albolonga window:
- a CDS encoding SH3 domain-containing protein, translating into MSPLSRPARLRRIGLCVATGALAAVTAAAPALAADPQPVDHRGQAAASAPASDELSASALQREYEAQQKEAARQDAQTQNQARPQAPKRTYKGRVIAKPNLLLRDRPTRSSRVVGSVKYGTVVNIFCKTTGDNVDGNNRWYLLTDGTWAWGSARYIENIGAAPRWC; encoded by the coding sequence ATGTCCCCCCTGTCCCGCCCCGCGCGGCTCCGCCGGATCGGTCTCTGCGTCGCCACCGGCGCCCTCGCGGCGGTCACGGCCGCCGCTCCCGCCCTGGCGGCGGACCCCCAGCCCGTCGACCACCGGGGCCAGGCCGCCGCCTCGGCCCCGGCCTCCGACGAGCTCTCCGCCTCGGCGCTCCAGCGCGAGTACGAGGCCCAGCAGAAGGAGGCGGCCCGCCAGGACGCCCAGACGCAGAACCAGGCCAGGCCCCAGGCGCCCAAGCGGACGTACAAGGGCCGGGTCATCGCCAAGCCGAACCTGCTGCTCCGCGACCGGCCGACCCGCAGCAGCCGGGTCGTGGGCTCGGTGAAGTACGGCACGGTGGTCAACATCTTCTGCAAGACCACGGGTGACAACGTCGACGGCAACAACCGCTGGTACCTGCTGACCGACGGCACCTGGGCGTGGGGTTCGGCCCGCTACATCGAGAACATCGGTGCGGCGCCGCGCTGGTGCTGA
- a CDS encoding two-component sensor histidine kinase — MKRPMKTKRRRLRSPAWTATLTWKSAVFLTAMCCTLAALLGVLVHTAVTRQTVSHAREKALDRLEVVTDAYEAGEPLPRGSGIDPPGLPASLRALAAGGERGTMVADGPHRPGDPDGRGGPAMWAAGPADGRALATWTDYSHSANTIAGLDRAIIGSSLLAIAATLVVGLFAVGRVTRRLHQTARVARRISAGDLDARVGDPRTARPVRGQDEVAIVSGALDTMASSLQRRLQTEQRFTADVAHELRTPLTGLSAAAELLPPGRPAELVRDRVRAMRSLTEDLLEISRLDARTEQADLAVHDLAPLVERVVRASGTETGVRVVRPARVETDRRRLERVIGNLVANAHHHGAPPVVVTVDGAVVSVRDHGAGFPAYLLEGGPQRFRTDGAGKGHGLGLTIAVGQATAIGARLEFAGPPDGGALARLTLPEYVRLDDGDSAGNPGGGGMGTS; from the coding sequence ATGAAACGGCCGATGAAGACGAAGCGGCGGCGGCTCCGCTCCCCCGCCTGGACCGCGACCCTCACCTGGAAGTCCGCCGTCTTCCTCACCGCCATGTGCTGCACGCTCGCCGCCCTGCTCGGCGTCCTCGTGCACACCGCCGTCACCCGGCAGACCGTCTCCCACGCCCGGGAGAAGGCGCTCGACCGGCTGGAGGTGGTCACCGACGCGTACGAGGCCGGGGAGCCGCTGCCCCGGGGCTCCGGCATCGACCCGCCGGGCCTGCCCGCCTCGCTGCGTGCCCTGGCGGCGGGCGGTGAGCGCGGCACCATGGTCGCGGACGGCCCGCACCGGCCGGGCGATCCGGACGGGCGGGGCGGCCCCGCGATGTGGGCGGCGGGCCCGGCGGACGGGCGGGCGCTGGCCACCTGGACGGACTACAGCCACAGCGCCAACACCATCGCGGGCCTGGACCGGGCGATCATCGGCTCCTCGCTGCTGGCCATCGCCGCCACGCTCGTCGTCGGTCTCTTCGCGGTCGGCCGGGTGACGCGCAGGCTGCACCAGACGGCCCGGGTGGCCCGCCGGATCAGCGCGGGCGACCTCGACGCCCGGGTCGGCGACCCCCGTACGGCCCGTCCGGTGCGCGGCCAGGACGAGGTGGCGATCGTCTCGGGCGCCCTGGACACCATGGCCTCCAGCCTGCAGCGCAGGCTCCAGACGGAGCAGCGGTTCACCGCCGATGTGGCGCACGAGCTGCGCACCCCGCTCACCGGTCTCTCGGCCGCCGCCGAGCTGCTGCCGCCGGGGCGTCCGGCGGAGCTGGTACGGGACCGGGTGCGGGCGATGCGCTCGCTGACCGAGGACCTGCTGGAGATCTCCCGGCTGGACGCCCGTACCGAGCAGGCCGACCTGGCCGTGCACGATCTGGCCCCGCTGGTGGAACGCGTGGTGCGGGCCTCCGGTACGGAGACCGGGGTGCGGGTCGTGCGTCCGGCGCGGGTGGAGACCGACCGGCGGCGGCTGGAGCGGGTGATCGGCAACCTGGTGGCCAACGCCCACCACCACGGCGCCCCGCCGGTGGTGGTGACCGTGGACGGCGCGGTGGTCTCCGTACGGGATCACGGCGCGGGCTTTCCGGCGTACCTGCTGGAGGGCGGTCCGCAGCGGTTCCGCACGGACGGTGCGGGCAAGGGCCACGGGCTCGGGCTGACCATCGCCGTGGGGCAGGCGACGGCGATCGGGGCCCGGCTGGAGTTCGCCGGTCCCCCGGACGGCGGCGCGCTGGCCCGGCTGACGCTGCCGGAGTACGTACGCCTCGACGACGGGGATTCCGCCGGAAACCCGGGCGGCGGGGGCATGGGGACCAGCTGA
- a CDS encoding cell division protein FtsW: MTATTADAPPPELRLPRRRGVELSLLIGAVLISVYGYAAVGLAHDGAVPPDVAGYGAGLGMLALLAHVAVRFRAPYADPLLLPIAVLLNGLGLVLIYRLDLETPRDQAAATQLIWSTLGVALFTVVVILLRDHRMLQRYAYLSVATALVLMIVPIFFPAVNGAKIWIRVGGLSFQPGEFAKILLAVFFAAYLAANRNALAFTGRTFWKLQLPTGRVLGPIVAIWLLSVGVLVLERDLGTSLLFFGLFVIMLYVATGRTGWIAVGLLLAAVGAFVVGSFEPHVHSRVQDWLDPFASIDAGRGPGQLAQSLFAFAAGGMLGTGLGAGDSILIGFATKSDFILATAGEELGLSGLTAIFLLYALLVARGYRTGLALRDPFGRLLAIGLASILALQVFVIAGGVMGLIPLTGMAMPFLAQGGSSVVTNWIIVALLIRLSDVARRPHPEQVETGVIASSATTAEPLEGGDR, encoded by the coding sequence ATGACCGCAACGACGGCGGACGCTCCCCCGCCCGAGCTCCGCCTGCCCAGACGGCGCGGGGTCGAGCTCTCGCTCCTCATCGGGGCCGTCCTCATCTCCGTCTACGGTTACGCGGCCGTCGGCCTCGCCCACGACGGGGCCGTACCGCCGGATGTCGCCGGTTACGGTGCCGGGCTCGGGATGCTCGCCCTGCTGGCCCATGTCGCGGTGCGCTTCCGGGCCCCGTACGCCGATCCGCTGCTGCTGCCGATCGCCGTCCTGCTCAACGGGCTGGGCCTGGTGCTGATCTACCGGCTCGACCTGGAGACCCCGCGCGACCAGGCCGCCGCGACCCAGCTGATCTGGTCCACGCTCGGGGTCGCGCTCTTCACCGTCGTCGTGATCCTGCTCCGCGACCACCGGATGCTCCAGCGGTACGCGTACCTCTCGGTCGCCACCGCGCTCGTCCTGATGATCGTGCCGATCTTCTTCCCGGCGGTGAACGGGGCGAAGATCTGGATCAGGGTCGGCGGACTCTCCTTCCAGCCGGGCGAGTTCGCCAAGATCCTGCTCGCGGTGTTCTTCGCGGCCTACCTCGCAGCCAACCGCAACGCGCTCGCGTTCACCGGGCGCACCTTCTGGAAGCTGCAACTGCCCACCGGCCGGGTGCTCGGCCCCATCGTGGCGATCTGGCTGCTCAGCGTGGGCGTGCTGGTGCTGGAGCGGGACCTCGGCACCTCACTGCTCTTCTTCGGACTCTTCGTGATCATGCTGTACGTGGCCACCGGCCGGACCGGGTGGATCGCGGTCGGGCTGCTGCTCGCCGCCGTCGGGGCCTTCGTCGTCGGCTCGTTCGAACCGCATGTGCACAGCCGGGTGCAGGACTGGCTGGACCCGTTCGCCTCGATCGACGCGGGGCGGGGCCCCGGCCAGCTCGCCCAGTCGCTGTTCGCGTTCGCGGCGGGCGGCATGCTCGGGACCGGCCTGGGGGCGGGCGACTCCATCCTCATCGGCTTCGCCACCAAGTCCGACTTCATCCTGGCGACGGCGGGCGAAGAGCTGGGGCTGAGCGGCCTGACCGCGATCTTCCTCCTCTACGCGCTCCTCGTGGCGCGCGGCTACCGGACCGGGCTCGCGCTGCGCGACCCGTTCGGACGGCTGCTCGCCATCGGGCTCGCCTCGATCCTCGCGCTCCAGGTGTTCGTGATCGCGGGCGGGGTGATGGGGCTGATCCCGCTGACCGGGATGGCGATGCCGTTCCTCGCGCAGGGCGGCTCCTCCGTCGTCACCAACTGGATCATCGTGGCGCTGCTGATCCGGCTCAGTGATGTCGCCCGCCGCCCGCACCCCGAGCAGGTGGAGACCGGGGTCATCGCGAGCTCCGCGACCACAGCGGAGCCTCTGGAGGGGGGAGACCGGTGA
- a CDS encoding methyltransferase, FxLD system: MDIASTTGTQESPEEQQLRNTLARNLIEVGAARSVPVVAAFRAVRRHLAAPEADMGSTYEPETPTITKTDEHGVHISSVSAPRIQAMQLEQAELEPGMSVLEIGSGGVNAALIAEIVGKSGHVVTMDIDPDVTDRALRFLKVTGYQNVTVLTDDAETGAPERGPFDRIIVTVQAADIPPAWRDQLKDGGRLVVPLRMRGMTRTVAFVRNGEKLVSDGFELCGFVPMQGLGENRVRLAVLHDGKKEQVGLRLDGHPEPDTAALATSLTLPQAKVWSGVTLGGSESSEHLDLWLTTALDNLPLMAAEPGARTRGLVASASPMGIPALVDGDSFAYRTVRATDEEDRYELGAIAHGPRGEQVAERLVEEIRTWDRDHRSHRAHIEVYPAGTADDRLPATGRRIERRHTRVTITWP, from the coding sequence GTGGACATCGCAAGCACCACAGGTACGCAGGAGAGCCCGGAAGAGCAGCAGTTGCGCAACACGCTCGCGCGGAACCTCATCGAGGTCGGGGCAGCTCGCAGTGTCCCAGTGGTGGCTGCCTTCCGCGCCGTCCGCCGGCATCTGGCCGCCCCCGAAGCGGACATGGGCAGCACGTACGAACCCGAGACCCCGACGATCACCAAGACGGACGAGCATGGGGTGCACATCAGCTCCGTGTCCGCTCCCCGCATTCAGGCCATGCAACTGGAGCAGGCCGAACTGGAACCCGGCATGAGCGTGCTGGAGATCGGGTCGGGCGGCGTCAACGCAGCCCTCATCGCCGAGATCGTCGGCAAGAGCGGCCATGTGGTGACGATGGACATCGACCCCGATGTCACGGACCGAGCCCTCCGCTTCCTCAAGGTGACCGGTTACCAGAACGTCACTGTCCTCACGGACGACGCCGAGACCGGCGCTCCCGAGCGCGGCCCGTTCGACCGGATCATCGTCACCGTGCAGGCCGCCGACATCCCACCGGCCTGGCGCGACCAGCTCAAGGACGGCGGACGCCTCGTCGTACCGCTGCGGATGCGGGGCATGACGCGCACCGTGGCCTTCGTCCGCAACGGCGAGAAGCTGGTGAGCGACGGCTTCGAGCTGTGCGGGTTCGTGCCGATGCAGGGCCTGGGCGAGAACCGTGTCCGGCTCGCCGTCCTGCATGACGGCAAGAAGGAGCAGGTCGGGCTGCGGCTGGACGGCCACCCCGAGCCGGACACGGCCGCGCTCGCCACGTCCCTGACCCTTCCGCAGGCCAAAGTCTGGTCCGGGGTAACGCTCGGCGGCTCCGAGTCCAGCGAACATCTCGACCTCTGGCTGACCACCGCGCTCGACAACCTGCCGCTGATGGCGGCCGAACCCGGCGCCCGCACACGGGGCCTGGTCGCTTCGGCCTCGCCCATGGGCATTCCCGCGCTCGTGGACGGCGACTCCTTCGCCTATCGGACCGTACGGGCCACCGACGAGGAGGACCGCTATGAGCTGGGCGCCATTGCCCACGGGCCGCGCGGCGAGCAGGTCGCCGAGCGCCTGGTCGAGGAGATCCGCACCTGGGACCGCGACCACCGCAGCCACCGAGCACACATCGAGGTCTACCCGGCGGGCACGGCGGACGACCGGCTTCCCGCCACCGGCCGCCGCATCGAGCGCCGACACACGCGGGTCACGATCACCTGGCCGTAG
- a CDS encoding amidase, producing MTEATGPTETLTAVAQALERIGRLDPGLGAFIEVWPAEALAREPAARHLPLRGLPFAVKGPAGIRSYAARRLIAAGGVPVGATSVPGPGTYWQTWGQGPHGRTVNPWRADRTPGGSSAGSAVAVAAGMVELATGSDGAGSVRVPAAWCGVFGLKTTNGLLPSPDRTGLASAGVLARSAAGAEPFLRHVLEGYEEPAAPPLPLPAVYSEDLGYADVDPEVAAVVRAAVDRLVASGTVRLVEHGCELLDPAGAWQAVRGGAPGTPEAVAVRRANDDRLAALFAAVPLLLTPATPNRPHGHEGPGELYSTALTWAFNLSGHPAASLPAGFTGDGCPVGLQLVAARGTDARLLATARAVEGALPPVRR from the coding sequence ATGACGGAAGCGACGGGACCGACAGAGACACTGACCGCCGTGGCACAGGCCCTGGAGCGGATCGGGCGACTCGACCCCGGCCTGGGGGCGTTCATCGAGGTCTGGCCCGCCGAGGCCCTCGCCCGCGAACCGGCGGCGCGTCATCTCCCCCTGCGCGGACTGCCCTTCGCCGTGAAGGGCCCCGCCGGAATCCGCTCGTACGCGGCCCGTCGGCTGATCGCGGCGGGCGGCGTCCCGGTCGGGGCGACCTCGGTGCCCGGTCCCGGAACGTACTGGCAGACCTGGGGGCAGGGGCCGCACGGCCGTACGGTCAACCCGTGGCGGGCGGACCGGACGCCGGGCGGTTCGTCGGCGGGTTCGGCGGTCGCGGTGGCGGCGGGGATGGTGGAGCTGGCGACGGGGAGCGACGGGGCCGGTTCGGTGCGCGTCCCGGCCGCCTGGTGCGGGGTGTTCGGGCTGAAGACGACGAACGGGCTGCTCCCGAGCCCCGACCGGACGGGGCTGGCGTCGGCGGGGGTGCTGGCCCGTTCGGCGGCCGGGGCGGAGCCGTTTCTCCGCCATGTGCTGGAGGGGTACGAGGAGCCCGCCGCCCCTCCTCTCCCCCTCCCCGCCGTGTACAGCGAGGACCTCGGGTACGCGGACGTGGACCCGGAAGTGGCGGCGGTCGTCCGGGCGGCGGTGGACCGGCTCGTGGCTTCGGGGACCGTACGCCTGGTGGAGCACGGCTGCGAGCTGCTCGACCCGGCAGGGGCCTGGCAGGCGGTACGGGGCGGGGCGCCCGGGACCCCGGAGGCGGTGGCGGTCCGGCGGGCGAACGACGACCGCCTGGCCGCCCTCTTCGCCGCCGTACCCCTCCTTCTGACCCCGGCCACCCCGAACCGCCCGCATGGGCACGAGGGCCCGGGCGAGCTCTACTCCACCGCCCTGACCTGGGCGTTCAACCTGAGCGGCCACCCGGCGGCGAGCCTGCCCGCCGGTTTCACCGGGGACGGCTGCCCGGTCGGGCTCCAGCTGGTGGCGGCGCGCGGAACGGACGCCCGGCTGCTCGCGACGGCCCGCGCGGTGGAGGGCGCGCTGCCTCCCGTACGGCGCTGA
- a CDS encoding zinc-ribbon domain-containing protein produces MIIFGTKGYLYQLAILTLVCGWCGNPAAHTLRKRVSKFTLFFVPLFPYSTKYATQCTFCGGEQQITKEQADQLLAQHGAGPDGAGQPPQQPGFTQPGQNPYQR; encoded by the coding sequence ATGATCATTTTCGGTACCAAGGGGTATCTGTACCAGCTGGCCATCCTGACGCTGGTGTGCGGCTGGTGCGGCAATCCGGCGGCGCACACTCTGCGCAAGCGGGTCTCGAAGTTCACGCTGTTCTTCGTGCCGCTCTTCCCGTACTCGACGAAGTACGCGACCCAGTGCACGTTCTGCGGCGGGGAGCAGCAGATAACCAAGGAGCAGGCCGACCAGCTGCTCGCCCAGCACGGGGCGGGACCCGACGGCGCCGGGCAGCCCCCGCAGCAGCCCGGTTTCACCCAGCCGGGGCAGAACCCGTACCAGCGCTGA
- a CDS encoding penicillin-binding protein: MIRYIRRAAALCLLLLVALLVNAARVQLFEAEELNDNPANRRTTIARYDQPRGNILVGDRAVTGNKETGEQLSFERTYLHGPLYAPVTGYASQTYGTTLIEHAEDDVLSGTDSLLAPLPFWNEFTRGRQPGGDVVTTVKESMQRAAYAGLSGRRGAVAALEPSTGKILALVSTPSYDPERLSGTGSAVTEAWTRLNAAKSLPMLNRAIRQTYPPGSTFKIVTAAAALDSRVVTDADAPTDTPSPYILPNTRTVLPNEARGCEKASLADAIRVSCNTVMAHLGVKVGLSEMAETAGRFGFNDTGLRIPSGVARSNFDTDMSEDQLALSSIGQFNTTATPLQMAMVAAAVANGGDLRRPYLVDRVTAADGDTVQQQGPRPYERPMSPSTAVQLQRMMVDVVEKGTGSNAAIDGVRVGGKTGTAQHGIDNSGLPYAWFISWAQAPDSGRPAVAVAVVVEDAAANRADISGGGSAAPIARAVMEAALEE, from the coding sequence GTGATCCGCTATATCCGCCGGGCCGCCGCCCTCTGCCTCCTGCTGCTCGTGGCACTGCTCGTCAACGCGGCCCGCGTCCAGCTCTTCGAGGCCGAGGAGCTGAACGACAACCCGGCCAACCGCCGTACCACCATCGCCCGTTACGACCAGCCGCGCGGCAACATCCTGGTCGGCGACCGGGCGGTGACGGGCAACAAGGAGACCGGCGAGCAGCTCAGCTTCGAACGCACCTATCTCCACGGCCCGTTGTACGCCCCGGTGACCGGGTACGCCTCACAGACGTACGGCACCACGCTCATCGAGCACGCCGAGGACGACGTCCTGTCCGGTACGGACTCGCTGCTGGCCCCGCTCCCCTTCTGGAACGAGTTCACCCGGGGCAGGCAGCCGGGCGGCGACGTCGTCACGACCGTCAAGGAGTCGATGCAGCGCGCCGCGTACGCCGGGCTGAGCGGGCGGCGGGGCGCGGTCGCCGCCCTGGAGCCGTCCACCGGCAAGATCCTGGCGCTGGTCTCGACCCCCTCGTACGACCCCGAGCGGCTCTCCGGCACCGGCTCCGCGGTCACCGAGGCATGGACCCGGCTGAACGCGGCCAAGAGCCTGCCGATGCTCAACCGGGCCATCCGGCAGACCTATCCGCCGGGCTCCACCTTCAAGATCGTGACGGCGGCGGCGGCCCTGGACTCCCGGGTGGTGACCGACGCGGACGCGCCGACCGACACCCCGTCGCCGTACATCCTGCCGAACACGCGCACCGTCCTCCCCAACGAGGCGCGCGGCTGCGAGAAGGCGTCCCTGGCGGACGCGATCCGGGTCTCCTGCAACACGGTGATGGCCCATCTGGGTGTGAAGGTCGGGCTGTCGGAGATGGCGGAGACGGCGGGGAGGTTCGGCTTCAACGACACCGGGCTGCGCATCCCGTCCGGGGTGGCGCGGAGCAACTTCGACACCGACATGAGCGAGGACCAGCTCGCGCTCTCCTCCATCGGCCAGTTCAACACGACCGCGACCCCGCTCCAGATGGCGATGGTCGCGGCGGCGGTCGCGAACGGCGGCGACCTGCGCCGCCCGTACCTGGTGGACCGGGTGACGGCCGCCGACGGGGACACGGTCCAGCAGCAGGGCCCGCGCCCCTACGAACGGCCGATGAGCCCCTCCACGGCGGTGCAGCTCCAGCGGATGATGGTCGACGTGGTGGAGAAGGGCACCGGGTCGAACGCGGCGATCGACGGGGTGCGGGTCGGCGGCAAGACCGGTACGGCCCAGCACGGCATCGACAACTCCGGCCTGCCGTACGCCTGGTTCATCTCCTGGGCCCAGGCCCCCGACTCCGGCCGCCCGGCGGTCGCGGTCGCCGTGGTGGTGGAGGACGCCGCCGCGAACCGGGCCGACATCAGCGGGGGCGGCAGCGCGGCTCCGATCGCGCGGGCGGTGATGGAGGCGGCGTTGGAGGAGTGA
- a CDS encoding DNA-binding protein yields the protein MIWPKAVQERVKTGHDRELAHAYPYRSACPSTVWGELIAGASTDIFFAGYTNYFVWLEQPAFIETLRRKIASGCRVRFLLGDPDGEVTRQREAIEDVALNVGTRIRISLEHLGRLGPLDGLETRFSSPEDAVNHVSLSVFRFDHDALVTPHLARLVGHDSPLLHLRRQGDGGMFDRFAEHADELWYRGVPQTP from the coding sequence ATGATCTGGCCCAAGGCTGTTCAGGAACGGGTGAAGACCGGCCATGACCGCGAGTTGGCCCACGCCTACCCCTACCGGTCCGCCTGCCCGTCGACCGTGTGGGGCGAGCTGATCGCAGGGGCCTCCACCGACATCTTCTTCGCCGGGTACACGAACTACTTCGTCTGGCTGGAGCAGCCGGCGTTCATCGAGACGCTGCGCCGCAAGATCGCATCGGGGTGCCGTGTGCGCTTCCTGCTGGGTGATCCTGATGGAGAGGTGACCCGACAGCGTGAGGCCATCGAAGACGTCGCGCTCAACGTCGGCACACGCATCCGGATCAGCCTGGAGCACCTGGGACGCCTCGGCCCCCTGGACGGCCTGGAGACGCGCTTCAGCAGCCCGGAGGACGCCGTGAACCATGTGTCCCTCTCCGTGTTCAGGTTCGATCACGACGCGCTCGTGACGCCCCATCTGGCGCGGCTCGTCGGCCACGACTCACCCCTCCTGCACCTGCGTCGCCAGGGAGACGGCGGAATGTTCGACCGGTTCGCGGAGCACGCCGATGAGCTGTGGTACCGGGGCGTACCACAAACGCCGTAA
- a CDS encoding PBS lyase, giving the protein MFSGIDEVDWASMEHAYGPADDVPVLLRGLASADPAERESALDGMYGAVHHQGDVYACTLACIPFLFELVVDPAVQDRGSVVELLTSIGGFDLDEDDEAEIDEDEIEGAANYAMAAAAVTAGAGVFFELIADEDPGVRLAAPLALATLHRHPVRVLALLRERLPVEPDEEVRLALVEAAGRVALRHRPLAGRVADWLTVLVDRVNAPGLRLAALAQLARCSPDALPRDVVPVVSALLRELREAPGGAPEGGRDREDGAPEPDDGAEPAADPAGCPDADAPGGTDSEHVGCTDPDPAGCTEQVAAPTLVGQLRALSAQENAGRGAPWAADLLRTLHVGLDDRVGDRTALLVDQLRSPDRWQRIDAVRMSGGLIRAWRGSYEELVALVGAQLADPEPRLADAASHVLEELFTLAAPAADALAARLAADPAGWVKEWASGPPGLGSTVKALARLGDARAVPALAAALELPEVPHDVGFAVARLGPAAQPLAGALRRRLAGVRLDEGAYDRASPLLAGLTGLRAGEATPEVLRVLRGAPEYRGEWLRTAALRALGSFGPAAREAVPELRAMLRRPGTGAATEAAEALWAVAGDREAVLPVLIEGLGSDQVHDRRAAATALGALGPQAAVAAPRLRGLLAHDELWLRVDAAAALREVTGRAEESAEVLLAAWEKNRHVRVRVAECLARTGPVDPASATAQVLRAELSSVRRHNALDGGYGSHDTYEDEKLLALCRQALRGTGKTGRGSTA; this is encoded by the coding sequence GTGTTCTCGGGGATCGATGAGGTCGACTGGGCTTCGATGGAGCATGCCTACGGGCCCGCCGACGATGTGCCGGTGCTCCTCCGGGGGCTCGCCTCCGCCGATCCGGCGGAGCGGGAGAGCGCGCTCGACGGCATGTACGGAGCCGTGCACCACCAGGGGGATGTCTACGCCTGCACCCTCGCGTGCATCCCCTTCCTCTTCGAGCTCGTCGTGGACCCGGCCGTGCAGGACCGGGGCAGCGTGGTCGAGCTGCTCACCAGCATCGGCGGCTTCGACCTGGACGAGGACGACGAGGCGGAGATCGACGAGGACGAGATCGAGGGCGCCGCGAACTACGCGATGGCGGCGGCGGCGGTCACCGCGGGCGCGGGGGTGTTCTTCGAGCTGATCGCCGACGAGGACCCCGGGGTGCGACTGGCGGCCCCGCTGGCGCTCGCCACCCTGCACCGGCACCCCGTGCGGGTCCTCGCGCTGCTGCGGGAGCGGCTGCCCGTGGAGCCCGACGAGGAGGTGCGGCTCGCCCTCGTGGAGGCCGCCGGGCGCGTGGCGCTGCGCCACCGCCCGCTGGCCGGGCGGGTGGCCGACTGGCTGACCGTGCTGGTGGACCGGGTGAACGCGCCGGGGCTGCGGCTCGCCGCCCTGGCCCAGCTGGCGCGCTGTTCGCCCGACGCGCTGCCCCGCGATGTGGTGCCGGTCGTCTCCGCGCTGCTGCGCGAGCTGCGGGAGGCCCCGGGCGGCGCACCGGAGGGCGGGCGCGACCGGGAGGACGGGGCGCCGGAGCCGGACGACGGGGCGGAGCCCGCCGCCGACCCGGCCGGCTGTCCGGACGCGGACGCCCCGGGCGGTACGGACTCCGAGCACGTCGGCTGTACGGACCCCGATCCGGCGGGCTGCACCGAACAGGTCGCGGCGCCGACGCTGGTGGGCCAGCTGCGCGCGCTCTCCGCCCAGGAGAACGCCGGACGCGGTGCCCCCTGGGCCGCCGATCTGCTGCGTACCCTGCACGTCGGCCTGGACGACCGGGTGGGCGACCGCACGGCCCTCCTCGTCGACCAGCTGCGCAGCCCCGACCGCTGGCAGCGCATCGACGCCGTACGGATGAGCGGCGGGCTGATACGGGCCTGGCGCGGTTCGTACGAGGAGCTGGTGGCGCTCGTCGGCGCCCAGCTCGCCGACCCCGAGCCCCGGCTGGCCGATGCCGCCTCCCACGTACTGGAGGAGCTGTTCACGCTGGCCGCGCCCGCCGCCGACGCGCTGGCGGCCCGGCTGGCCGCCGATCCCGCGGGCTGGGTGAAGGAGTGGGCCAGCGGTCCGCCGGGGCTCGGCTCCACGGTGAAGGCGCTGGCCCGGCTCGGTGACGCCCGGGCGGTGCCCGCGCTGGCGGCGGCCCTGGAGCTGCCGGAGGTGCCGCACGACGTGGGGTTCGCGGTCGCCCGGCTGGGGCCGGCCGCCCAGCCCCTCGCCGGGGCGCTGCGGCGCAGGCTGGCCGGGGTGCGGCTGGACGAGGGGGCGTACGACCGGGCGAGCCCGCTGCTGGCCGGGCTGACCGGGCTGCGGGCGGGCGAGGCGACCCCGGAGGTGCTGCGGGTGCTGCGCGGCGCTCCGGAGTACCGGGGCGAGTGGCTGCGTACGGCGGCGCTGCGGGCGCTCGGCTCGTTCGGGCCCGCCGCGCGGGAGGCCGTGCCCGAGCTGCGGGCGATGCTCCGGCGGCCGGGGACGGGGGCGGCCACGGAGGCGGCCGAGGCGCTGTGGGCGGTCGCCGGGGACCGGGAGGCGGTGCTGCCGGTGCTGATCGAGGGGCTCGGCTCGGACCAGGTGCACGACCGGCGGGCCGCCGCGACGGCGCTGGGGGCGCTCGGGCCGCAGGCTGCGGTGGCGGCGCCCCGGCTGCGCGGGCTGCTGGCCCACGACGAGCTGTGGCTGCGGGTGGACGCGGCGGCGGCGCTCCGGGAGGTGACCGGCCGGGCGGAGGAGAGCGCCGAAGTGCTGCTCGCCGCCTGGGAGAAGAACCGCCATGTCCGGGTCCGGGTGGCAGAATGCCTGGCGCGGACGGGACCGGTCGACCCGGCGTCGGCGACGGCCCAGGTGCTGCGCGCCGAGCTCTCCTCCGTACGCCGTCACAACGCGCTGGACGGCGGGTACGGCAGCCATGACACGTACGAGGACGAGAAGCTCCTGGCGCTGTGCCGACAGGCACTGCGGGGGACGGGGAAGACGGGGAGAGGGAGCACGGCATGA